One window of Marinobacterium aestuarii genomic DNA carries:
- a CDS encoding Ig-like domain-containing protein: MKINRTAPVTGILISVFACGSLLAAPGNQPDDTAGFLAQGGNLPPGRLKTQIDKLPPAAQQRALEWLERFDIPAQDFDFLRVDPQGGIFYEDTILPDAASGDPEAPVGDPQAVAPQDTFLLHSRPGASKQVFLDFDGAQISGTAWNSGGNSLYAKAFDTDGNPNSFSDSERNSIAEIWHRVSEDMAPFDIDVTTEDPGSFGPTTGHVLITDSTDETGAAMPSQNAGGVAYVGVWGESYYSSYQPALVYADNLGPDFAPYIAEAASHEFGHNLGLSHDGTSSAGYYTGHGPGYVSWAPIMGVGYYSNVTQWSQGEYADASNSQDDVAIISGQLEYRPDDHGNGMTAATPLAVDPNGTLYVTFPEIDPHNSDPANKGVIETRNDVDVFWFDSAAGQVTFNVLPAWEAFYRSSLRGANLDIQASLYDGQGNLVASSDPLNDTMAQLDEYLPAGRYYLQVAGVGNALSPYSDYGSLGMYFISGTLQPVSADTTPPTPSPAGWWASLPAAVSASRIDMAANAATDDSGVVQYWFQCTAGTGSGCSNSGWQGGTQYSAAGLTPGATYSFQVKARDGAGNETGWSAGASATTLANQVPVAVNDGTQTPEDVAVSIAVLGNDTDGDGDALSIASYGQGSSGAVSQAGSALVYTPAENFNGSDSFSYSVTDGNGGSASARVTVSVNPVNDAPVALSDSAEVDLNSSVEIDVLANDGDVDGDTLSISDFSQGSKGAVSLSGNRLIYTRDNKRGGDSFTYTLIDGNGGSATTSVSISIGSSAGGDGGGGKCHPKKGC; the protein is encoded by the coding sequence ATGAAAATAAATAGAACAGCTCCCGTAACCGGAATACTGATTTCGGTTTTCGCCTGTGGGTCTCTGTTGGCCGCGCCCGGCAATCAGCCAGATGACACTGCAGGATTCCTGGCTCAGGGTGGCAACTTGCCGCCGGGCCGCCTTAAAACCCAGATCGATAAATTGCCGCCGGCGGCACAGCAGCGGGCGCTCGAGTGGCTCGAGCGCTTCGACATCCCGGCGCAGGACTTCGATTTTCTTCGGGTTGATCCACAGGGGGGCATCTTCTATGAAGATACCATCCTGCCCGACGCCGCCAGCGGCGATCCGGAGGCACCGGTCGGTGACCCACAAGCGGTGGCACCGCAAGATACCTTCCTGCTCCACAGCCGTCCCGGCGCCAGCAAGCAGGTGTTTCTCGATTTCGATGGCGCCCAGATCAGCGGCACCGCCTGGAACAGCGGTGGCAACAGCCTCTACGCCAAAGCCTTCGATACCGACGGCAACCCGAACAGCTTCAGTGACAGCGAGCGCAACAGCATCGCCGAAATCTGGCATCGGGTATCCGAGGACATGGCGCCCTTCGATATCGATGTCACCACCGAAGACCCCGGCAGTTTCGGCCCGACTACCGGCCATGTGCTGATCACCGATTCGACCGATGAAACCGGTGCTGCCATGCCGTCGCAGAATGCCGGCGGCGTTGCCTATGTCGGTGTCTGGGGCGAATCCTATTACAGCAGCTATCAACCAGCGCTGGTCTATGCCGATAACCTGGGCCCTGACTTTGCGCCTTACATTGCCGAGGCCGCCAGTCACGAGTTTGGGCATAACCTGGGGCTGAGCCATGACGGTACCTCGAGTGCCGGCTACTACACAGGGCATGGCCCGGGGTACGTGTCCTGGGCACCAATCATGGGGGTGGGGTACTACAGCAACGTCACCCAGTGGAGCCAGGGCGAATACGCCGATGCCAGCAACAGCCAGGATGATGTTGCGATTATCAGCGGCCAGCTCGAGTACCGGCCAGATGATCACGGCAACGGCATGACCGCGGCCACGCCACTGGCTGTCGACCCCAACGGCACCCTCTACGTGACCTTCCCGGAGATCGATCCGCATAATAGTGACCCGGCCAACAAGGGCGTGATTGAAACCCGCAACGATGTCGATGTCTTCTGGTTCGATAGCGCCGCGGGGCAGGTTACATTCAACGTGCTGCCGGCCTGGGAAGCGTTCTACCGCAGCAGCCTCAGGGGCGCGAACCTCGACATTCAGGCGAGCCTGTACGATGGCCAGGGCAACCTGGTGGCCAGCAGCGATCCGCTGAACGACACCATGGCGCAGCTCGATGAGTATCTGCCCGCCGGGCGTTACTACCTGCAGGTCGCGGGTGTCGGCAATGCCCTCAGCCCATACAGCGATTATGGCAGCCTGGGGATGTATTTCATTTCCGGTACCCTGCAGCCTGTCAGTGCCGATACGACGCCGCCAACGCCGAGCCCAGCGGGCTGGTGGGCATCCTTGCCGGCCGCGGTTAGCGCCAGTCGGATTGACATGGCCGCCAACGCGGCGACGGATGATTCGGGCGTGGTGCAGTACTGGTTCCAGTGTACGGCGGGCACCGGTAGCGGTTGCAGCAACAGCGGCTGGCAGGGCGGAACCCAGTACAGTGCTGCCGGTCTGACGCCGGGGGCGACCTACAGCTTCCAGGTCAAGGCACGGGATGGGGCCGGCAACGAGACTGGCTGGTCTGCAGGGGCCAGTGCCACCACCTTGGCCAACCAGGTGCCCGTTGCAGTCAACGATGGCACCCAGACCCCTGAAGATGTGGCGGTGTCCATTGCAGTGCTCGGCAACGATACCGATGGTGACGGCGATGCCCTCTCGATTGCCAGCTACGGGCAGGGCAGCAGCGGCGCGGTTTCCCAGGCGGGCAGCGCGCTGGTCTACACGCCGGCGGAAAATTTCAACGGCAGTGACAGCTTTTCCTATAGCGTCACCGACGGTAACGGCGGCTCCGCGAGCGCCAGGGTAACCGTCAGCGTCAATCCGGTGAACGATGCGCCTGTGGCACTCAGTGACAGCGCGGAAGTGGATCTCAACAGCAGTGTGGAAATCGATGTGCTGGCCAATGACGGTGATGTCGATGGCGATACGCTGAGCATCTCTGACTTCAGTCAGGGCAGCAAGGGCGCCGTTTCGTTGTCCGGTAACCGCCTGATCTATACGAGAGACAACAAGCGCGGTGGCGACAGCTTCACCTATACCCTTATCGACGGTAACGGCGGTTCCGCTACTACCAGCGTATCGATCAGCATAGGGTCTAGCGCTGGAGGAGATGGTGGCGGCGGCAAATGCCATCCCAAAAAGGGCTGCTGA
- a CDS encoding propionyl-CoA synthetase, which yields MTYQAEYARSIEDPQAFWGDKAAALKWFRVPQQILSRDENGVERWFADGELNTCYLALDVHIEQGRGEQAALIFDSPVTSTQKRYSYTELRDQVARFAGVLSAQGVVKGDRVLIYMPMIAEAVIAMLAVARLGAVHSVVFGGFAAPELAVRIDDARPRVVVSASCGIEIAKVIPYKPLLDDALARAAHKPDACVVLQRPEVKAELLPGRDLDWQAAMAQATPADCVPVKATDPLYILYTSGTTGRPKGVVRDNGGHAVALKYSMQAIYNMNPGDVFWAASDVGWVVGHSYIVYGPLLAGCTTLVYEGKPVRTPDAGAFWRVCAEHGVKALFAAPTAFRAIKKEDPEGQLLQQYDLSKLQTIFMAGERLDPPTYEWTRDISGKPVVDHWWQTESGWAICANPVGIEMLPAKPGSSTVPVPGYNVQILGPGGDELPAGEQGILALKLPLPPGCLPTIWGDFERFKSGYLSDFPGYYSSGDGGYKDADGYVFIMGRTDDVINVAGHRLSTGEMEEIIAAHPAVAECAVIGVHDDLKGQQPVGLVLLKDGVELDEARLEAELVASVRQVIGAVACFKRAVVVQRLPKTRSGKILRKLLRQIADGNEYSIPSTIDDPASLAEIEAILNRRGLLGKS from the coding sequence ATGACTTATCAGGCGGAGTACGCAAGATCCATCGAGGACCCGCAGGCGTTCTGGGGCGACAAGGCCGCAGCGCTCAAGTGGTTCAGGGTGCCGCAACAGATACTGTCCAGGGATGAAAACGGGGTGGAGCGCTGGTTTGCCGATGGCGAGCTGAATACCTGCTACCTGGCGCTGGACGTTCATATCGAGCAGGGACGGGGTGAGCAGGCGGCACTGATCTTCGACTCACCCGTCACCAGTACCCAGAAGCGCTACAGCTATACAGAGCTGCGTGATCAGGTGGCGCGTTTTGCCGGCGTACTCAGTGCCCAGGGGGTGGTCAAGGGTGATCGGGTGCTGATCTACATGCCGATGATCGCCGAAGCCGTGATCGCCATGCTGGCGGTGGCCCGCCTGGGCGCCGTGCATTCGGTGGTGTTTGGCGGCTTTGCTGCGCCTGAGCTCGCCGTGCGCATCGATGATGCCCGTCCGCGGGTGGTTGTGTCTGCATCCTGCGGCATCGAGATCGCCAAAGTCATTCCCTACAAACCGCTGCTGGATGATGCCCTGGCGCGGGCTGCCCATAAGCCCGACGCCTGCGTAGTGCTGCAGCGGCCCGAAGTCAAGGCCGAGCTGCTGCCGGGGCGGGACCTCGACTGGCAGGCCGCCATGGCGCAGGCGACGCCAGCGGACTGCGTGCCGGTCAAGGCCACGGATCCGCTCTATATCCTTTACACCTCCGGCACCACCGGCAGACCTAAGGGCGTGGTGCGGGACAATGGCGGTCATGCGGTGGCACTGAAGTACTCCATGCAGGCCATTTACAACATGAACCCCGGTGATGTCTTCTGGGCCGCCTCGGATGTCGGCTGGGTGGTGGGGCATTCCTATATTGTGTACGGCCCCTTGCTGGCCGGCTGCACCACCCTGGTGTACGAAGGCAAGCCGGTGCGTACCCCCGATGCCGGCGCCTTCTGGCGTGTCTGTGCCGAACATGGCGTCAAGGCGCTCTTTGCTGCGCCCACGGCGTTTCGGGCCATCAAGAAGGAAGATCCAGAGGGTCAGCTGTTGCAGCAGTATGATCTGTCGAAACTCCAAACCATCTTTATGGCCGGCGAGCGGCTGGACCCGCCGACCTATGAGTGGACGCGGGACATTAGCGGTAAACCGGTGGTGGATCACTGGTGGCAGACCGAATCGGGCTGGGCGATCTGCGCCAACCCTGTGGGTATCGAAATGCTGCCAGCCAAGCCCGGCTCCTCCACCGTGCCGGTACCGGGCTATAACGTGCAAATTCTGGGCCCTGGGGGAGATGAACTGCCGGCCGGCGAGCAGGGCATACTGGCGCTCAAGCTGCCGTTGCCGCCAGGCTGCCTGCCTACCATCTGGGGCGATTTCGAGCGCTTCAAGTCGGGTTATCTGTCGGATTTTCCGGGCTATTACTCGTCCGGGGATGGTGGCTACAAGGATGCAGACGGTTATGTGTTCATCATGGGTCGCACTGATGATGTGATAAACGTTGCGGGCCACCGTCTTTCCACCGGCGAGATGGAGGAGATCATCGCCGCCCATCCTGCGGTGGCAGAATGCGCCGTGATTGGCGTGCATGATGACCTCAAGGGGCAGCAGCCGGTGGGGCTGGTGCTGCTGAAAGACGGCGTAGAGCTGGATGAAGCCCGGCTTGAAGCGGAGCTGGTGGCCAGTGTGCGCCAGGTGATCGGCGCCGTTGCCTGCTTCAAGCGCGCGGTGGTGGTGCAGCGTCTGCCCAAAACCCGCTCCGGCAAAATTCTGCGCAAATTGCTGCGCCAGATCGCCGATGGTAATGAATACAGTATTCCATCCACCATCGATGATCCCGCCAGCCTGGCCGAGATCGAAGCCATTCTGAACCGCCGCGGACTGCTGGGCAAAAGCTGA
- the panP gene encoding pyridoxal-dependent aspartate 1-decarboxylase PanP has product MNKNSKAAAVSMENLLRIFTVPEAPGSTLSRLENDISANLAGFLQDHIVAEETDLVKIERDFSDSLIPEQPVYVSEQAQFLLDKVVAQSVHTSSPSFVGHMTSALPYFMIPLSKIMIALNQNLVKTETSKAFTPLERQVLGMLHRLVYEQPDEFYDRWLHDSHHHLGAICSGGTVANITALWAARNRAFGPDGDFPGITRSGVFAAMRHYGCEGMAVLVSERGHYSLSKAADVLGIGRDQIVAVETDGQNRIRPDALRAKLKQLQQQNIRPFALVGVAGTTETGNIDPLDQLADIAEEHGIHFHVDGAWGAPTLFSERYRGRLKGIERADSVTIDAHKQLYVPMGVGLVLFRDPSALSSIEHHAQYIIRKGSKDLGSATLEGSRPGMAMLVHSALKIIGRRGYAMLIDNGIELAQRFADRIESLDDFELVSAPELNILTYRWVPAQVQAALRDADVARSIEINEVLSRITRIIQKTQRELGKAFVSRTRLTPDRYAHHAITVFRVVLANPLTTDEVLCYVIDEQREIVSTLADSEDFVELARLTSASTD; this is encoded by the coding sequence ATGAATAAGAATTCGAAGGCAGCCGCGGTCAGCATGGAAAACCTGTTGCGGATTTTCACGGTTCCCGAAGCCCCTGGCTCAACCCTGAGCCGGCTGGAGAACGATATTTCCGCCAACCTTGCCGGTTTTCTGCAGGATCATATCGTTGCAGAAGAGACGGACCTGGTCAAAATCGAGCGGGATTTCAGCGACAGCCTGATCCCCGAACAGCCGGTGTATGTTTCCGAGCAGGCACAGTTCCTGCTCGACAAGGTGGTGGCGCAGTCGGTGCATACCTCATCGCCCAGCTTTGTCGGCCACATGACCTCGGCCTTGCCGTATTTCATGATCCCGCTGTCCAAGATCATGATCGCGCTGAACCAGAACCTGGTTAAAACCGAAACCTCCAAGGCCTTTACGCCGCTGGAGCGTCAGGTGCTGGGCATGCTGCACCGTCTGGTGTACGAACAGCCGGATGAATTCTACGACCGCTGGCTGCATGACAGCCACCATCACCTGGGCGCCATTTGTTCCGGGGGCACCGTCGCCAACATCACCGCGCTCTGGGCGGCGCGCAACCGTGCCTTTGGGCCCGATGGCGACTTCCCCGGCATCACCCGCAGTGGTGTCTTCGCCGCCATGCGCCACTACGGCTGTGAAGGCATGGCGGTGCTGGTGTCCGAGCGCGGCCACTATTCGCTGTCCAAGGCGGCCGATGTGCTGGGGATAGGCCGTGATCAGATTGTGGCCGTGGAAACGGACGGCCAGAACCGGATTCGCCCGGATGCGCTGCGGGCCAAGCTCAAGCAGCTGCAGCAGCAGAATATCCGCCCCTTTGCGCTGGTCGGTGTGGCCGGTACCACCGAGACCGGCAATATAGATCCGCTGGACCAACTCGCCGATATCGCCGAAGAACATGGCATTCACTTCCATGTGGACGGTGCCTGGGGTGCACCCACGCTGTTTTCCGAGCGTTATCGCGGGCGTCTCAAGGGCATTGAGCGGGCAGACTCCGTGACCATCGATGCCCACAAGCAGCTGTATGTGCCCATGGGCGTTGGTCTGGTGTTGTTCCGCGATCCTTCGGCGCTGAGCAGTATCGAGCATCATGCCCAGTACATTATTCGCAAGGGCTCCAAGGACCTTGGCAGCGCGACCCTTGAGGGCTCGCGCCCGGGCATGGCGATGCTGGTGCATTCGGCGCTGAAGATTATCGGCCGCCGCGGCTATGCGATGCTGATCGACAATGGCATCGAGCTGGCACAGCGCTTTGCCGATCGCATCGAGTCGCTGGATGATTTCGAGCTGGTCTCGGCGCCTGAGCTGAACATCCTGACCTATCGCTGGGTGCCGGCCCAGGTGCAGGCGGCACTGCGGGATGCCGATGTCGCGCGCAGCATCGAGATCAATGAGGTGCTCAGCCGCATTACCCGCATCATTCAAAAGACCCAGCGTGAACTGGGCAAGGCCTTCGTCTCCCGGACCCGGCTGACGCCGGACCGCTACGCCCACCATGCCATCACTGTGTTTCGGGTGGTGCTGGCCAATCCGCTGACCACCGATGAAGTGCTGTGCTATGTGATCGACGAGCAGCGCGAGATTGTCAGCACCCTGGCTGACAGCGAAGATTTTGTCGAGCTTGCGCGCCTGACCTCTGCTTCCACTGACTGA
- a CDS encoding SDR family NAD(P)-dependent oxidoreductase, translating to MEKSILITGCSSGIGHHVALGLRQRGYRVFATARKPEDVEHLREQGLESCQLDVDDSDSIDSAVRWVLEQTGGSLDALFNNAGFGQPGAVEDLSRQVLREQFETNLFGAHELACRVLPAMRRQGHGRIIQHSSVLGLITLKYRGAYNASKFALEGLSDTLRQELHGSGIQVSLIETGPVISHFRENAYAKFKQNIDRSNSPHSATYAAVEQRLAAQGNSGKKDPFTLRPEAVLLKVLHALEAKQARPRYYVTTPTHIFGTLRRLLSTRALDWILRAVADRENR from the coding sequence ATGGAAAAAAGCATATTGATCACCGGCTGCTCCAGCGGTATCGGCCACCATGTGGCACTGGGATTGCGCCAGCGCGGCTATCGCGTCTTTGCCACGGCGCGCAAACCAGAAGACGTGGAACACTTGCGGGAACAGGGCCTGGAAAGCTGCCAGCTGGATGTGGATGATTCAGACTCCATCGACAGTGCCGTGCGCTGGGTGCTTGAGCAGACCGGCGGCAGCCTCGATGCCCTGTTCAACAATGCGGGTTTCGGCCAGCCCGGCGCCGTGGAAGACCTGAGCCGCCAGGTGCTGCGCGAACAGTTTGAGACCAACCTCTTCGGCGCCCATGAACTGGCCTGCCGGGTGCTTCCCGCCATGCGCCGCCAGGGCCACGGCCGCATCATTCAGCACAGTTCGGTGCTGGGTCTGATTACGCTGAAATACCGCGGTGCTTACAATGCGTCCAAGTTTGCCCTCGAAGGCCTCAGCGACACCCTGCGTCAGGAGCTGCATGGCAGTGGCATTCAGGTATCACTGATCGAAACCGGGCCTGTCATCAGCCACTTTCGTGAAAACGCCTACGCCAAATTCAAGCAGAACATCGACCGCAGCAACAGCCCCCATAGCGCCACCTACGCCGCCGTTGAGCAGCGTCTGGCGGCCCAGGGTAACAGTGGCAAGAAGGATCCTTTCACGCTGCGCCCGGAAGCGGTGCTGCTCAAGGTACTGCACGCACTGGAAGCCAAACAGGCGCGGCCGCGTTATTACGTCACCACGCCGACGCATATCTTTGGCACCCTGCGCCGCCTGCTGTCGACCCGGGCGCTGGACTGGATCCTGCGCGCCGTTGCCGACCGTGAAAATCGCTAG